The Passer domesticus isolate bPasDom1 chromosome 31, bPasDom1.hap1, whole genome shotgun sequence genome has a window encoding:
- the LOC135287930 gene encoding uncharacterized protein LOC135287930 isoform X2, whose amino-acid sequence MLLSSKPLHSIHRSSPSATRSKMCSREQETGNAGNGWDEESRKSQELRAEGKGIETSLLCSTGGEMKKRQLGKSLIPRLRKAGIPPVGSAAGSVHSSPKMELQESQEMRPRPSSRSQEKTPEYAGLSLSQAKETDHPSSPGLRSDKELRDSFGKTRAELCRLAKENLEQKKMEILLEEMKRRQNEKSLQLPPETFEPGDAAEASFSLPPINGTAPSVQRKDAGSAMKKTVVRKQDTVPLQPSTPTLHGDGSFPRSSSGKPAPWQHFPAGVCPCKRSTNCLLPQPAQPGSWVHSVS is encoded by the exons ATGCTCCTTTCCTCCAAGCCGTTGCATTCCATCCACAGGAGCTCTCCTTCTGCCACGCGAAGCAAGAtgtgcagcagagagcaggagactgggaatgctggcaACGGCTGGGATGAGGAGAGTAGAAAAAgccaggagctcagagcagagggaaaaggaatagag acctccttgctgtgctccactGGCGGGGAAATGAAGAAGAGACAATTGGGAAAATCTTTGATTCCTCGTCTGCGCAAGGCAGGAAttccccctgtgggcagtgctgctgggtctgtgcacagctctccaaagatggaattgcaggagtcccaggagatgag gccaagacccagcagcagaagccaagaGAAGACCCCAGAGTATGCAG GCCTCTCACTGAGTCAGGCCAAGGAGACAGATCATCCCAGCAGTCCTGGTCTTAGGAGTGACAAAGAGCTGAGGGACAGCTTTGGAAAG ACCCGCGCTGAATTGTGCAGGTTGGCTAAAGAGAACttagagcagaagaaaatggagattttgttggaagagatgaagaggagacaaaatgaaaaatcattgCAGCTTCCTCCAGAGACATTTGAGCCTGGAGatgcagctgaagcaa GCTTCAGCCTACCACCTATcaatggcacagctcccagtgtaCAGAGAAAAGATGCTGGTAGCGCCATGAAGAAAACAGTCGTGAGAAAGCAGGACACGGTGCCCTTACAGCCCAGTACGCCCACCCTCCATGGAGATGGCAGCTTCCCACGCAGCTCCTCGGGTAAGCCTGCTCCATGgcagcattttcctgcaggggtttgtccttgcaaaaggagcacgaactgcctcctgcctcagccagcacagccggGATCTTGGGTTCATAGTGTGTCCTGA
- the LOC135287767 gene encoding TOG array regulator of axonemal microtubules protein 2-like produces the protein MADPVLAVTSQTATGAQRREEPLRGHRQKDRASSDPQQALQEALSLLGSDDWERKKKGLLNITLLAESHSEVLLCRLREICLAVTREVTNLRSNVSCSAIVTLGELFAILGKDMNSEVDHIAAVLLHMLRNSPEFIQKAACQSLGMMVENVTPTRAMTALMDNGVKSRYVPARKCTAELLLSMMEKMGVTKLAGTPMAERLAQVAGTLAQDSHKDTRHYGQEMVKMLLSNQKFKKLLEQSLSTHDLEDILKRIKKKEYCPAVKPCGAGRSLGMENQKAERPPVQEPVKKRNEGSKEPQATSPSSKQAKSATGGRRLHRARAQVTLPASVEERELLQKLYHLLEAKAFQTRMEGVALLLDLSKTRPQLISTNIVKIFDYFGLRICDTHKKVKQKALEALAEIIGLLQDAMNPLMIRLVEGITKNLNSKDPGVHAAAMTALDQSVVHLGKAEPWHGLSSPVSLSLRHKRTLSALVAVAVCGMLQLTPTRSCAGAVLMHHPQLAGMCSSISQQSQEPLALCCWSEEQVLDYSFAAIQRQRGFGVCLGPV, from the exons ATGGCCGACCCTGTCCTTGCAGTGACCTCGCAGACGGCCACTGGTGCCCAGCGCCGAGAGGAGCCGCTCCGTGGGCAcaggcagaaggacagagcctctTCAGATCCACAGCAggccttgcaggaggcactgtccTTGCTGGGCAGCGACGACTG GGAACGGAAGAAGAAGGGACTCTTGAACAtcacactgctggctgagtcccATTCAGAAGTCCTGCTGTGTCGGCTTCGTGAGATTTGCTTGGCAGTTACCAGAGAG GTGACCAACCTCCGGTCCAACGTGTCCTGCTCTGCAAttgtcactctgggagagctcTTTGCGATCTTGGGGAAGGACATGAACTCCGAGGTGGATCACATTGCTGCAGTCCTTCTCCACATGTTGCGGAATTCCCCAGAGTTtattcagaaggcagcctgtcAGAGCCTGGGCATGATGGTAGAGAACGTGACTCCTACACGAGCAATGACTGCTCTCATGGACAATGGAGTCAA gagccgcTACGTCCCGGCACGGAAGTGTACGGCCGAACTCCTCCTGTCCATGATGGAGAAAATGGGAGTCACAAAGCTTGCAGGCACACCCatggctgagaggctggcacaggtggcagggaCACTTGCTCAGGACAGTCACAAGGACACGAG gcattatggacaggagatggtgaagatgttgcttagtaatcaaaaatttaaaaagcttttggaaCAATCTCTTTCCACGCATGACCTGGAAGATATCCTGAAgagaattaagaagaaa gaatactgccctgctgtcaagccctgtggagctggaagaagcttg gggatggaaaaccagaaggctgAACGCCCACCTGTGCAGGAGccggtgaagaagaggaatGAAGGCTCCAAGGAGCCCCAGGCCACATCGCCTTCTAGCAAACA GGCAAAGTCTGCCACTGGTGGACGCCGCCTACACCGTGCAAGAGCCCAGGTCACATTACCTGCATCTGTGGAagaaagggagctgctccagaagctttaccATCTCCTGGAAGCCAAGGCGTTCCAGACACGGATGGAAGGAGTGGCACTCCTCCTAGATCTGTCCAAAACCAGACCCCAGCTGATCTCCACTAACATTGTCAAA atttttgattattttggccTGAGAATCTGTGACACACataagaaagtgaagcagaaggcgcTGGAGGCGCTGGCAGAAATCATAGGACTCCTGCAGGATGCCATGAACCCATTGATGATCCGTTTGGTTGAAGGCATAACAAAGAACCTAAACTCAAAGGATCCTGGGGTTCATGCTGCAGCTATGACGGCTCTGGACCAATCTGTTGTGCATTTaggtaaggctgagccctggcatggactctcctcacctgtgtctctgtctctccgacacaagagaacgctgagtgccttggtagctgttgctgtctgtggaatgctccagctgacacccaccagaagctgtgcaggtgcagtccttatgcaccATCC